Genomic window (Agromyces mariniharenae):
GCAGGTCAAGCACGACATCTCCGTCGTGATCGACCGCCTCGTCGCCGGACCCGAACTCCTCGGCCGCCTCACCGACTCGCTCGAGACGGCCCTGCGGCTCACCGACGGGCTCGTGCAGGTCAACTTCGTCGACGAGACCGGGCCCGACGCGTGGACCACGTTCTCCGAGAAGCTCTCGTGCCCCAACCAGCACCCGATCCAGCTCACCGAGATCGAGCCGCGCACGTTCTCGTTCAACGCGCCGTTCGGCGCCTGCCCCGAGTGCTCCGGCCTCGGCACGCGCATGTCGGTCGACGAGGCGCTGCTGCTGGGCGACACGAGCCTCAGCATCGCCGAGGGCGTCATCCTGCCGTGGACCTCGCAGGGCAAGAGCCTCTACAACTACTACGAGAAGCTGCTCGACGGGCTGGCCCGCGATCTGGGCTTCTCGCTCGACACGCCGTGGGAGGAGCTCCCGGCCGATGCACGCGGCGCCGTGCTGCGGGGCGACAACTTCGAGGTCAAGGTGCGCTGGCGCAACCGCTACGGCCGCGAGATGAGCTACACCTCGGGGTTCGAGGGCGTCGTGCCCTACATCGAGCGGCAGTACCTCCAGGCCGAGACCGACGTGCAGCGGGCGCGCTGGGCCGAGTACCTCCGCGAGGTGCCGTGCCCGGTGTGCGACGGCAAGCGCCTCAAGCCCGAGGTGCTCTCGGTGCTCATCCACGAGCACAGCATCGCCGACGTCGGCCTGCTCAGCCTCACCGACGCCCGCGCCTTCATGGACCGCCTGCACCTCACCGAGCGCGAGCAGGCCATCGGCGCGCAGGTGCTCCGCGAGATCAAGGTGCGGCTCGACTTCCTGATCCGGGTGGGGCTCAGCTACCTCGACCTCGCTCGGGCCGCTGGCACGCTGTCGGGCGGCGAGGCGCAGCGCATCCGGCTCGCGACGCAGATCGGGTCGGGCCTCACGGGCGTGCTCTACGTGCTCGACGAGCCGAGCATCGGCCTGCACCAGCGCGACAACCGCCGCCTCATCGATACGCTCGTCGCGCTGCGCGACCTCGGCAACACGCTGATCGTCGTCGAGCACGACGAGGACACGATCCGCACGGCCGACTGGATCGTCGACATCGGGCCGGGTGCCGGCGTGAACGGCGGCACGGTCGTGCACTCGGGCAGCTACGCCGACCTGCTCAAGAACTCGCGGTCGCTGACCGGTGACTACCTGTCGGGTCGCAAGGAGATCGCGATGCCCGCTCATCGGCGTTCCGTCGATGCCGCGCGCATGATCTCGGTGCAGGGCGCCGAGGCCAACAACCTGCGCGGCGTCGACGTCGAGTTCCCGCTCGGCACCTTCACGGCGGTCACCGGGGTGAGCGGCTCGGGCAAGTCGTCGCTCGTCAACGACATCCTCTACCGCGTGCTCGCGAACCGGCTCAACGGCGCCCGCAAGGTGCCCGGCAAGCACCGCCGCGTCACGGGCATCGAGCAGCTCGACAAGGTCGTGCACGTCGACCAGGCGCCGATCGGCCGCACTCCGCGGTCGAACCCGGCGACCTACACGGGCGTGTTCGACCGCATCCGCACGCTCTTCTCCGAGACCACCGAGGCGAAGGCGCGCGGCTACCTGCCCGGGCGGTTCAGCTTCAACGTCAAGGGCGGGCGCTGCGAGGCGTGCGCGGGCGACGGCACCATCAAGATCGAGATGAACTTCCTGCCCGACGTCTACGTCGCATGCGAGGTCTGCGGCGGCAAGCGGTACAACCGCGAGACGCTGCAGGTGCACTACAAGGGCAAGAACATCGCCGAGGTGCTCGAGATGCCGATCAGCGAGGCGGCCGAGTTCTTCGAGCCGATCTCGGCGATCCACCGGTACCTGAAGACCCTCGTCGACGTCGGTCTCGGCTACGTGCAGCTCGGGCAGAGCGCCACGACCCTGTCGGGCGGCGAGGCGCAGCGCGTGAAGCTCGCGACCGAGCTCCAGCGCCGCTCGAACGGCCGCAGCGTGTACGTGCTCGACGAGCCCACCACGGGCCTGCACTTCGAAGACGTGCGCAAGCTCCTGAAGGTGCTGGGCAAGCTCGTCGACAAGGGCAACACCGTCATCGTCATCGAGCACAACCTCGACGTCATCAAGTCCGCCGACTGGATCATCGACCTCGGGCCCGAGGGCGGCTCCGGCGGCGGGCAGGTCGTCGCGACCGGCACGCCCGAGCAGGTGGCCCGCGTGGCCGAGAGCCACACCGGCTACTTCCTGCGCGAGATCTTCGACGCGGCATCCGCCCGCGTCGAGGTCGCCAGCTGACGCGGATGAGCACAGCGCTGTCACGAGACACCGTCCCGTACCGGCCGAGGCCGGGCGAGATCCCCACGGGTCCCGGCGTCTACCGGTTCCGCGACGCCGACCGCCGCGTGCTCTACGTCGGCAAGGCGAAGAACCTGCGCGCGCGCCTCTCGAACTACTTCGCGCCGCTGTACAGCCTGCACGAGCGCACCCGCCGCATGGTGCTCAGCGCGGCATCCGTCGAGTGGACCGTCGTCGCGAGCGATGTCGAGGCGCTCAACCTCGAGATCACGTGGATCAACGAGCTGAAGCCACCGTTCAACGTGCGCTTCAAGGACGACAAGTCGTACCCGTACCTCGTCGTGACGCTCGCCGACGAGGCGCCACGGGCGATGGTCTCGCGCAAGCGCGGCATCCCGGGGGCACGCTACTTCGGGCCGTACCCGAAGATGTGGGCCGTCACCGACATGCTCGAGATCCTCATCAAGCTGTTCCCGATCCGCACGTGCAAGGACAGCGACTACCGGCGCGCGATGGCGACCGGCAAGCCGTGCTTCGCCGGGCAGATCGGCCGGTGCTTCGGGCCGTGCTCGGGCAAGGTGACCATCGAGGAGCATCGGGCCAACGTCGACCGGTTCGTCGCGTTCATGCAGAACCAGGACCCGCGCATCGTGCGCGACCTCGAGCGAGAGATGCAGGCCTCCTCGGCCGTGCAGGACTACGAGACGGCCGCCCGCAAGCGCGACCAGCTGCAGGCCGCCACGGCGTTCTTCGAGAAGAGCGCGGTGGTGCTGGGCGACCGCGTCGACCTCGACGTGTTCGGCATCGAGCACGACGAGCTCGCCGCTGCGGTGCACCTGTTCATGGTGCGCGGCGGTCGCATCCGCGGCGAGCGGTCGTGGACGGTCGACAAGGAGCTCGACGTGCCGCTCGGCGAACTCGTCGACGTGGTCGTGCAGAACGCGTACGGCGACGACCTCACGCCGGCCCGCGAGGTGGTCGTGCCCGAGCTGCCCGACGACGCCGAGGCGCTCGAGACCTGGCTCGGCGGGCTCGCGGGTCGCAACGTGCACCTGCGGGTCGCG
Coding sequences:
- the uvrC gene encoding excinuclease ABC subunit UvrC, producing MSTALSRDTVPYRPRPGEIPTGPGVYRFRDADRRVLYVGKAKNLRARLSNYFAPLYSLHERTRRMVLSAASVEWTVVASDVEALNLEITWINELKPPFNVRFKDDKSYPYLVVTLADEAPRAMVSRKRGIPGARYFGPYPKMWAVTDMLEILIKLFPIRTCKDSDYRRAMATGKPCFAGQIGRCFGPCSGKVTIEEHRANVDRFVAFMQNQDPRIVRDLEREMQASSAVQDYETAARKRDQLQAATAFFEKSAVVLGDRVDLDVFGIEHDELAAAVHLFMVRGGRIRGERSWTVDKELDVPLGELVDVVVQNAYGDDLTPAREVVVPELPDDAEALETWLGGLAGRNVHLRVAQRGAKAQLLATATQNAKQSLMLYKTRRSADFTTRSRALEDIQEALGMADAPLRIECYDVSHLSGTNIVASMVVFEDGLARKDEYRRFTIPSSTDDTDSIHQVLTRRLAYLGRRPDDEASDTAAAGAGTRPDVADGDAADAPVVSERRRKFVYRPNLLVVDGGQPQVAAAARALEESGVEGIYLCGIAKRLEEIWTPDADFPVILPRNSDALFLFQRVRDEAHRFAITHQRQRRKRDISTVLSEIPGLGPARVRELLKHFGSVKRLRGAGETEIAEVKGIGPSLAATVHAHLHADGVSAPR
- the uvrA gene encoding excinuclease ABC subunit UvrA, which gives rise to MPVSRLDAHSRLSVRGARVHNLQNVDVEIPRDAMVVFTGLSGSGKSSLAFDTIFAEGQRRYVESLSAYARQFLGQVDRPDVDFIEGLSPAVSIDQKSTNRNPRSTVGTITEIYDYMRLLWARIGVPHCPVCGEKIQRQTVQQIADQLMELPEGTRYQVLSPVVSQKKGEFVDLFRELAAGGYSRAVVDGELIRLDEPPVLKKQVKHDISVVIDRLVAGPELLGRLTDSLETALRLTDGLVQVNFVDETGPDAWTTFSEKLSCPNQHPIQLTEIEPRTFSFNAPFGACPECSGLGTRMSVDEALLLGDTSLSIAEGVILPWTSQGKSLYNYYEKLLDGLARDLGFSLDTPWEELPADARGAVLRGDNFEVKVRWRNRYGREMSYTSGFEGVVPYIERQYLQAETDVQRARWAEYLREVPCPVCDGKRLKPEVLSVLIHEHSIADVGLLSLTDARAFMDRLHLTEREQAIGAQVLREIKVRLDFLIRVGLSYLDLARAAGTLSGGEAQRIRLATQIGSGLTGVLYVLDEPSIGLHQRDNRRLIDTLVALRDLGNTLIVVEHDEDTIRTADWIVDIGPGAGVNGGTVVHSGSYADLLKNSRSLTGDYLSGRKEIAMPAHRRSVDAARMISVQGAEANNLRGVDVEFPLGTFTAVTGVSGSGKSSLVNDILYRVLANRLNGARKVPGKHRRVTGIEQLDKVVHVDQAPIGRTPRSNPATYTGVFDRIRTLFSETTEAKARGYLPGRFSFNVKGGRCEACAGDGTIKIEMNFLPDVYVACEVCGGKRYNRETLQVHYKGKNIAEVLEMPISEAAEFFEPISAIHRYLKTLVDVGLGYVQLGQSATTLSGGEAQRVKLATELQRRSNGRSVYVLDEPTTGLHFEDVRKLLKVLGKLVDKGNTVIVIEHNLDVIKSADWIIDLGPEGGSGGGQVVATGTPEQVARVAESHTGYFLREIFDAASARVEVAS